In Populus trichocarpa isolate Nisqually-1 chromosome 12, P.trichocarpa_v4.1, whole genome shotgun sequence, a genomic segment contains:
- the LOC7483487 gene encoding aldehyde dehydrogenase family 2 member B4, mitochondrial: MAARRISSLLSRSLSASASFLLSRGKNPSRGRSIYRFITAKALEEPITPPVQISYTQHFINGKFVDAASGKTFPAYDPRTGEVIAHVAEGDNEDVNRAVAAARKAFDEGPWPKMSAYERSLIMLRFADLVDKHRDELAALESWNSGKPYEQSAKSELPSFARLFRYYAGWADKIHGLTVPADSNHYVQTLHEPIGVAGQIIPWNFPLIMLAWKVGPALACGNTIVLKSAEQTPLTALHAAKLFQEAGLPPGVLNVVSGYGPSAGAALASHMNVDKLAFTGSTETGKIILELAAKSNLKSVTLELGGKSPFIVCEDADVDKAVELAHHALFFNQGQCCCAGSRTYVHERVYDEFIEKAKARALRRVVGDPFKKGVEQGPQIDSDQFEKVLRYIRSGVESNATLECGGQRFGSKGYFIQPTVFSNVEDDMLIAQDEIFGPVQSILKFKNVDEVIRRSNSTRYGLAAGIFTKNVDTANTLSRALRVGTVWVNCFDVFDAAIPFGGYKMSGIGREKGIYSLNNYLQVKAVVTPLKNPAWL, encoded by the exons ATGGCAGCTCGCAGGATATCTTCCTTGCTCTCTCGTTCTCTTTCTGCTTCTGCTTCGTTTCTTTTGTCTCGAG GAAAAAATCCTAGCAGGGGAAGGAGCATCTACAGGTTTATCACTGCAAAGGCACTTGAGGAACCAATCACTCCACCTGTTCAAATTAGCTACACTCAGCATTTCATCAATGGGAAATTCGTTGATGCAGCATCTG GCAAAACCTTTCCGGCATACGATCCTCGTACAGGAGAAGTGATTGCTCACGTGGCTGAAGGTGATAATGAAGATGTCAACCGTGCAGTAGCTGCTGCTCGTAAAGCGTTTGATGAGGGACCATGGCCAAAAATGAGTGCTTAT GAAAGGTCACTGATAATGTTGCGGTTCGCTGATTTGGTTGATAAACATAGAGATGAGCTTGCAGCTTTAGAGTCATGGAATAGTGGGAAGCCTTATGAACAGTCTGCTAAATCCGAGTTGCCAAGTTTCGCACGTTTATTTCGGTATTATGCTG GTTGGGCAGACAAAATCCATGGACTAACAGTTCCTGCTGACAGTAATCACTATGTTCAAACATTGCATGAACCCATTGGTGTTGCTGGACAGATAATTCCATGGAACTTTCCTCTTATCATGCTTGCTTGGAAAGTTGGGCCTGCATTAGCATGTGGTAATACAATTGTTCTAAAATCAGCAGAACAAACACCTTTGACTGCTCTCCATGCAGCAAAGCTCTTCCAAGAG GCTGGTCTTCCTCCAGGTGTTCTGAATGTCGTTTCTGGCTATGGTCCAAGTGCTGGTGCAGCTCTTGCTAGCCACATGAATGTGGACAAG CTTGCTTTCACTGGATCAACTGAAACTGGTAAAATTATACTTGAACTTGCTGCAAAAAGCAACCTTAAATCAGTTACGTTAGAGCTGGGAGGGAAATCACCTTTCATTGTTTGCGAGGATGCTGATGTTGATAAGGCTGTGGAGCTTGCACACCATGCTCTGTTCTTTAATCAG GGACAATGTTGTTGTGCTGGTTCTCGTACATATGTACATGAACGTGTGTACGATGAGTTCATAGAGAAAGCAAAGGCACGTGCTCTTAGACGCGTTGTTGGCGATCCCTTCAAGAAGGGTGTTGAACAAGGTCCTCAG ATAGACTCCGATCAATTTGAGAAGGTCCTCAGGTATATAAGATCTGGTGTTGAAAGCAACGCTACCCTTGAATGTGGAGGTCAAAGATTTGGCTCCAAAGGCTACTTTATCCAGCCTACTGTTTTCTCAAATGTTGAG GATGATATGTTGATAGCTCAGGATGAGATCTTTGGCCCTGTGCAGTCCATCTTGAAGTTCAA GAATGTTGATGAAGTAATACGAAGATCAAATAGCACTCGCTACGGTCTTGCTGCCGGAATTTTCACCAAGAATGTGGACACTGCCAACACCTTGTCACGAGCACTGAGAGTTGGAACTGTATGGGTCAATTGCTTCGATGTCTTTGACGCCGCAATTCCATTCGGTGGCTATAAAATGAGTGGAATAGGCAGGGAAAAGGGTATCTACAGCCTCAATAACTACTTGCAAGTGAAAGCAGTTGTCACTCCATTAAAGAATCCAGCATGGTTGTAA